The Toxorhynchites rutilus septentrionalis strain SRP chromosome 3, ASM2978413v1, whole genome shotgun sequence genome includes a region encoding these proteins:
- the LOC129780425 gene encoding uncharacterized protein LOC129780425 translates to MSNSSNSNLELLFFESCRSLLIIEFPEILTVIEKHSLATESSTEAIETGSFWNGFVGFVTAFAIVMVLGLISIWSCVICNPLVIFTKFKYFKMLSQVLCSAPQNHDAEIFEIGQELIQEWQQLFHKAKLIDSMMIKRALKNQNSQMKNLSYLRRNFSRNSFKIGHSSHSHGGSSSGSSPEAKSIDLSRVVSTDELLAMKKNLMSARTKLKFVPTRDKPTIVTTEELLKLKQTCNVIEETDC, encoded by the exons aTGTCTAACAGCTCGAACTCGAACCTAGAATTATTGTTCTTTGAGTCCTGCCGGTCGTTGTTGATAATTGAATTTCCGGAAATTTTAACCGTAATTGAGAAACATTCTCTCGCGACAGAGTCATCAACGGAAGCGATTGAAACTGGCTCTTTTTGGAATGGGTTTGTAGGATTTGTGACTGCCTTCGCGATTGTCATGGTGCTTGGATTGATCTCGATCTGGAG CTGTGTTATTTGCAACCCTCTGGTAATATTCACTAAATTCAAGTATTTCAAGATGTTATCCCAAGTGCTGTGTTCAGCTCCCCAAAACCACGATGctgaaattttcgaaattgGCCAGGAATTGATCCAGGAATGGCAGCAGCTATTCCACAAGGCCAAGCTCATCGATTCCATGATGATCAAACGGGCGCTCAAGAATCAAAATTCTCAGATGAAAAATTTGTCATACCTGCGGAGAAACTTCtctcgaaattcgttcaaaattGGTCACTCGAGTCACTCCCACGGTGGGAGCTCGAGTGGAAGTTCACCCGAGGCCAAGTCGATTGACTTGTCACGTGTGGTTTCGACCGATGAGCTGCTAGCAATGAAGAAAAATTTGATGAGTGCCAGAACCAAGCTGAAGTTTGTGCCAACCAGGGACAAGCCCACGATCGTTACCACTGAGGAACTGCTGAAGCTGAAACAAACTTGCAATGTTATTGAGGAAACTGATTGTTAA
- the LOC129772798 gene encoding uncharacterized protein LOC129772798 codes for MSNSSNSNLELLFFESCRSLLIIEFPEILTVIEKHSLATESSTEAIETGSFWNGFVGFVTAFTIVMVLGLISIWSCVICNPLVIFTKFKYFKMLSQVLCSAPQNHDAEIFEIGQELIQEWQQLFHKAKLIDSMMIKRALKNQNSQMKNLSYLRRNFSRNSFKIGHSSHSHGGSSSGSSPEAKSIDLSRVVSTDELLAMKKNLMSARTKLKFVPTRDKPTIVTTEELLKLKQTCNVIEETDC; via the exons aTGTCTAACAGCTCGAACTCGAACCTAGAATTATTGTTCTTTGAGTCCTGCCGGTCGTTGTTGATAATTGAATTTCCGGAAATTTTAACCGTAATTGAGAAACATTCTCTCGCGACAGAGTCATCAACGGAAGCGATTGAAACTGGCTCTTTTTGGAATGGGTTTGTAGGATTTGTGACTGCCTTCACGATTGTCATGGTGCTTGGATTGATCTCGATCTGGAG CTGTGTTATTTGCAATCCTCTGGTAATATTCACTAAATTCAAGTATTTCAAGATGTTATCCCAAGTGCTGTGTTCAGCTCCCCAAAACCACGATGctgaaattttcgaaattgGCCAGGAATTGATCCAGGAATGGCAGCAGCTATTCCACAAGGCCAAGCTCATCGATTCCATGATGATCAAACGGGCGCTCAAGAATCAAAATTCTCAGATGAAAAATTTGTCATACCTGCGCAGAAACTTCtctcgaaattcgttcaaaattGGTCACTCGAGTCACTCCCACGGTGGGAGCTCGAGTGGAAGTTCACCCGAGGCCAAGTCGATTGACTTGTCACGTGTGGTTTCGACCGATGAGCTGCTAGCAATGAAGAAAAATTTGATGAGTGCCAGAACCAAGCTGAAGTTTGTGCCAACCAGGGACAAGCCCACGATCGTTACCACTGAGGAACTGCTGAAGCTGAAACAAACTTGCAATGTTATTGAGGAAACTGATTGTTAA